A genomic window from Gossypium hirsutum isolate 1008001.06 chromosome D10, Gossypium_hirsutum_v2.1, whole genome shotgun sequence includes:
- the LOC107916110 gene encoding uncharacterized protein At4g15545 isoform X1: MLAKESGGSTFDLPEELLQVLPSDPFDQLDVARKITSIALSTRVSLLEAESSSLRDKLTEKDQQIADLCAQIDALETSLSETSNKLVMADQEKESLLKDNASLSNTVRKLQRDVSKLEVFRRKLMQSLQEDDESSATGGPPIIAKPTLSEDDSALISRTASMRSQYSDSGAEDRDSDVSASRPGLPHGLLLASQTSTPRLTPPGSPPSVSASVSPTRTSKPVSPRRHAVSFSTSRGMFDDRSSISSSDSGSQSGRTRVDGKEFFRQVRSRLSYEQFGAFLANVKELNSHKQTREETLRKAEEIFGPDNRDLYAIFEGLINRNVH, from the exons ATGTTGGCCAAAGAGTCGGGTGGTTCCACCTTCGATCTTCCCGAGGAATTATTGCAAGTATTACCCTCCGATCCTTTTGATCAACTCGATGTGGCCCGTAAGATCACCTCCATTGCTCTCTCCACCCGCGTGTCTTTACTCGAAGCCGAGTCTTCTTCTCTTCGAGACAAGCTCACCGAGAAAGACCAACAAATCGCCGACTTGTGTGCCCAGATCGATGCTCTCGAGACTTCTTTGTCTGAAACCTCGAATAAGCTCGTTATGGCCGACCAAGAAAAG GAGAGCTTGTTGAAAGATAATGCTTCGCTTTCTAATACTGTAAGGAAGCTTCAGAGAGATGTTTCCAAG TTGGAGGTCTTTAGAAGGAAGCTTATGCAGTCACTTCAAGAGGACGATGAAAGTTCT GCCACAGGGGGTCCTCCAATCATTGCGAAGCCAACACTGTCAg AAGATGATTCTGCCTTGATTTCAAGAACTGCTTCAATGCGCAGCCAGTACTCTGATTCGGGTGCAGAGGATCGTGACTCAGATG TGTCAGCCTCAAGACCTGGCTTACCTCATGGCCTCCTGCTAGCATCACAAACAAGCACACCGCGGCTAACTCCTCCGGGTTCTCCACCAAGTGTGTCAGCTTCTGTATCCCCCACAAGGACATCTAAGCCAGTGTCTCCTAGGAGACATGCAGTTTCGTTTTCTACCTCAAGAGGCATGTTTGATGATAGGTCATCAATATCAAGCTCCGATTCTGGATCACAGTCTG GTCGCACTCGGGTTGATGGGAAAGAATTCTTCCGTCAAGTCAG gAGCCGCTTGTCGTATGAGCAGTTTGGTGCATTCCTGGCAAATGTTAAAGAACTAAACTCCCACAAACAAACGAGAGAA GAGACTTTGAGGAAAGCAGAGGAGATTTTTGGCCCGGATAACAGAGATCTTTATGCAATATTTGAGGGTTTGATTAATCGCAATGTCCATTAA
- the LOC107916110 gene encoding uncharacterized protein At4g15545 isoform X2 — protein sequence MLAKESGGSTFDLPEELLQVLPSDPFDQLDVARKITSIALSTRVSLLEAESSSLRDKLTEKDQQIADLCAQIDALETSLSETSNKLVMADQEKESLLKDNASLSNTVRKLQRDVSKLEVFRRKLMQSLQEDDESSATGGPPIIAKPTLSEDDSALISRTASMRSQYSDSGAEDRDSDVSASRPGLPHGLLLASQTSTPRLTPPGSPPSVSASVSPTRTSKPVSPRRHAVSFSTSRGMFDDRSSISSSDSGSQSGRTRVDGKEFFRQVSRLSYEQFGAFLANVKELNSHKQTREETLRKAEEIFGPDNRDLYAIFEGLINRNVH from the exons ATGTTGGCCAAAGAGTCGGGTGGTTCCACCTTCGATCTTCCCGAGGAATTATTGCAAGTATTACCCTCCGATCCTTTTGATCAACTCGATGTGGCCCGTAAGATCACCTCCATTGCTCTCTCCACCCGCGTGTCTTTACTCGAAGCCGAGTCTTCTTCTCTTCGAGACAAGCTCACCGAGAAAGACCAACAAATCGCCGACTTGTGTGCCCAGATCGATGCTCTCGAGACTTCTTTGTCTGAAACCTCGAATAAGCTCGTTATGGCCGACCAAGAAAAG GAGAGCTTGTTGAAAGATAATGCTTCGCTTTCTAATACTGTAAGGAAGCTTCAGAGAGATGTTTCCAAG TTGGAGGTCTTTAGAAGGAAGCTTATGCAGTCACTTCAAGAGGACGATGAAAGTTCT GCCACAGGGGGTCCTCCAATCATTGCGAAGCCAACACTGTCAg AAGATGATTCTGCCTTGATTTCAAGAACTGCTTCAATGCGCAGCCAGTACTCTGATTCGGGTGCAGAGGATCGTGACTCAGATG TGTCAGCCTCAAGACCTGGCTTACCTCATGGCCTCCTGCTAGCATCACAAACAAGCACACCGCGGCTAACTCCTCCGGGTTCTCCACCAAGTGTGTCAGCTTCTGTATCCCCCACAAGGACATCTAAGCCAGTGTCTCCTAGGAGACATGCAGTTTCGTTTTCTACCTCAAGAGGCATGTTTGATGATAGGTCATCAATATCAAGCTCCGATTCTGGATCACAGTCTG GTCGCACTCGGGTTGATGGGAAAGAATTCTTCCGTCAAGTCAG CCGCTTGTCGTATGAGCAGTTTGGTGCATTCCTGGCAAATGTTAAAGAACTAAACTCCCACAAACAAACGAGAGAA GAGACTTTGAGGAAAGCAGAGGAGATTTTTGGCCCGGATAACAGAGATCTTTATGCAATATTTGAGGGTTTGATTAATCGCAATGTCCATTAA
- the LOC107916110 gene encoding uncharacterized protein At4g15545 isoform X3, which produces MLAKESGGSTFDLPEELLQVLPSDPFDQLDVARKITSIALSTRVSLLEAESSSLRDKLTEKDQQIADLCAQIDALETSLSETSNKLVMADQEKESLLKDNASLSNTVRKLQRDVSKLEVFRRKLMQSLQEDDESSATGGPPIIAKPTLSEDDSALISRTASMRSQYSDSGAEDRDSDASRPGLPHGLLLASQTSTPRLTPPGSPPSVSASVSPTRTSKPVSPRRHAVSFSTSRGMFDDRSSISSSDSGSQSGRTRVDGKEFFRQVRSRLSYEQFGAFLANVKELNSHKQTREETLRKAEEIFGPDNRDLYAIFEGLINRNVH; this is translated from the exons ATGTTGGCCAAAGAGTCGGGTGGTTCCACCTTCGATCTTCCCGAGGAATTATTGCAAGTATTACCCTCCGATCCTTTTGATCAACTCGATGTGGCCCGTAAGATCACCTCCATTGCTCTCTCCACCCGCGTGTCTTTACTCGAAGCCGAGTCTTCTTCTCTTCGAGACAAGCTCACCGAGAAAGACCAACAAATCGCCGACTTGTGTGCCCAGATCGATGCTCTCGAGACTTCTTTGTCTGAAACCTCGAATAAGCTCGTTATGGCCGACCAAGAAAAG GAGAGCTTGTTGAAAGATAATGCTTCGCTTTCTAATACTGTAAGGAAGCTTCAGAGAGATGTTTCCAAG TTGGAGGTCTTTAGAAGGAAGCTTATGCAGTCACTTCAAGAGGACGATGAAAGTTCT GCCACAGGGGGTCCTCCAATCATTGCGAAGCCAACACTGTCAg AAGATGATTCTGCCTTGATTTCAAGAACTGCTTCAATGCGCAGCCAGTACTCTGATTCGGGTGCAGAGGATCGTGACTCAGATG CCTCAAGACCTGGCTTACCTCATGGCCTCCTGCTAGCATCACAAACAAGCACACCGCGGCTAACTCCTCCGGGTTCTCCACCAAGTGTGTCAGCTTCTGTATCCCCCACAAGGACATCTAAGCCAGTGTCTCCTAGGAGACATGCAGTTTCGTTTTCTACCTCAAGAGGCATGTTTGATGATAGGTCATCAATATCAAGCTCCGATTCTGGATCACAGTCTG GTCGCACTCGGGTTGATGGGAAAGAATTCTTCCGTCAAGTCAG gAGCCGCTTGTCGTATGAGCAGTTTGGTGCATTCCTGGCAAATGTTAAAGAACTAAACTCCCACAAACAAACGAGAGAA GAGACTTTGAGGAAAGCAGAGGAGATTTTTGGCCCGGATAACAGAGATCTTTATGCAATATTTGAGGGTTTGATTAATCGCAATGTCCATTAA